The genomic interval GGAGACAAAGATGTCGAGCAAGTATTTCAGATGATTAAATAATAACAAACGTCGGCTGCATCTATGCAAGATCGGCTGCGGTACGATGAAAACAATCACGATTATATCGATGTAATCTAGAATTTGGAATAGCAGACCGGGAGCCTCCAAAGTGGAGAGACTCCCGGTCTTTGTTATATAATTGGCAGAAGCGCTCCATTGAAGATTGGAATCACACCATATACTATAGATATGAAGGCTAATAGAGCAATCTAAGGCTAAAGGTTCCATAATGGATTACATAAATGAACGAAAGAGGCGAGTCAAAATGAATAACATCGTGTCGTTGGAATGGCTAAAGGAGAAACTCGGTGAGCCGAAACTCGTCATCGCGGATTGCCGTTTTCGTTTGGACGATCCCGATGCGGGGCTCAGAGCGTATGAGGAGTCCCATATTCCGGGGGCTGTTTATATGGATCTGGAGAAGGATCTATCCGGTGAGGTCGAGGAATATGGCGGACGCCATCCGCTTCCCGATATTTTTGCAATGACAGTGACGTTCGGCAGGACGGGCATAAGCAATGATTCGATTGTGGTCGCTTATGACGATCAAGGCGGAGCGATGGCTTCCCGGCTGTGGTGGCTGCTGAAGTATATGGGGCATGAGCAGGTCTATGTGCTGGACAAAGGCTTCTCTGCTTGGGTCAAAGAAGGGTTGCCTGTATCAACCGAGAACAAAGTGGTACAGCCTGCGACATACCTTGCAACGGTTCAGCACAATATGCTAGTTGAAATGGATGAGGTTAGGGAGCTGCTTGGCAGCGAGGGAGTAACGCTTATTGACTCGCGCGAAGCTCCACGCTACCGCGGAGAGGTCGAGCCGATCGACCGCGTCGCAGGCCACATTCCAGGCGCGATTAATCGTTTCTGGAAAGAGGGTCTAACGGAATCCGGCGCTTGGAAGGACGTCACCGCTCAAACTGATCGGTTCCATGATCTGGACAAGAACGGCGAGCTGATCGTGTATTGCGGATCAGGCGTCACAGCCACGCCAAACGTCATTGCGCTGCAGGAAGCAGGCTTCACGAAAGTGCGCTTGTATGCGGGAAGCTGGAGTGATTGGATTAGTTTCTCTAACAACCCCATCGCCATCGGGGACGAAGAAGAACGGTTAGAAGAATAGCAGTAATTATTCGATGAATACATCGCCATGCAGCTTGTAAGCTGCGGCGATGTATTTTTATATCGTGAACTCAACACGAGGTCAACAAATGGATTTCGAACGATGAAATGAATTATTTTCAGAGACCTAGCGTACACTCTTATTCATCCTAAATACACAAAGATACCGGACTCTTCGCCCGTAATTGCCCAGCGTCTTGATTAGACAACGTGACGTTTGTATGATATGGTGTGGTTTACAGATAGGCATTCTACTTTCCGAAGTGGGGTGCCTTCCTGTATATTTACGGAGGTTTTACATTAAATGTATTGTGCCGTAATCGGCAGAACATGGAGGTGGTGATGCTATGTTTCGCTCTTTATCCCCAATCGGGGAAGATTCAGCGACTAAGGAACAAGCGCAAAGATCTTTTAATAAAGAGGAGAGAGTTAAGCATGACAACATTTATGCAAGCAGAGAAACGTACACATTTGAATACATCAGGGCTTCGTAATCTACGTAAATCAGGTCGTCTGCCTGGTATTGTGTTTGGTAGGAATGTAGAAAATAAGATGGTTCATATTTCAACGATAGAATTTCATAAGTGGTTGAAGCAAGGTGCATCTGGTTTTATCGATATACAGCTTGACGGGAAAGATTCGGTGTCCGTATTGCTTGAGGATCTCCAGCGAGATCCGGTAACGCGTGACTTGATTCATGTTGATTTCCAGCAAGTGCAGAATAACGAAATCGTATGCACAAAGATTCCAGTAAAATTCATAGGCAAGCCAATTGGATTGAAGCAGGGCGGGATTGTACAACTTCAGTCCGAGTTTATTGAGGTAGAAGCATTGCCAAGGCATTTGCCGTCGGTGATAGAATATGATATCAGCGGCATGAATATCGGTGAATCCGTCTATGTGAAGGATTTGGATTTGTCATCAGAAGTTACACTTATTTCCGGTAAAAACGAGTTTCTCGTATCTGTAGTGAAGCCTTAACTCATCCTATTAGGCTTCAACTATTAAAAACACGTCGTATCTGCAGCTTACCTGCTGGTACGACGTGTTTTTGCGTAATTTGACATCTTCCTCCCGTTCTTAAGGACCATTGACGGCGCTTGCAGATTATCCCCATAATAGAAAAAGGTGTTACATAAATTTACAGTTGGGAGAGGGTAAAATGTCCAAACGCGTGCTTATTCTAACGGGCGACGGTGCAGAGGTTCTGGAGGTTTATTATCCATTCTATCGGTTGAAGGAAGAGGGCTACGAGGCTGTGATCGCTTCGCCGAGAAAGAAGACATTGAATACGGTATGCCACGACTTCATCGAGGGATGGGATACTTATTCGGAGAAGCCAGCTCATCTGCTGCCGTCTGATATAGCCTTTGCGGACGTGGAGCCTGCTGACTACGATGCCTTGATCATCCCAGGCGGACGCGCTCCTGAGTTCATACGTAACGATCAAGATCTTCCGCGAATTGTCCAGCATTTTCTGGATGCGGACAAGCCTGTAGGCGCGATTTGTCACGGCGCTCAGGTATTCCTGGCGCTGCCCGATCGTTCCTACTTCAAAGGCAGAACGTTAACGGCATACAATGCGTGCAAGCTGGAAGTCGAATCACTCGGCGCAGAATATGCTAGCGAGACACTGCATGTAGACGGAAATTTGGTATCGGGCCACGCATGGCCTGATCTCCCTGGATTTATGCGGGAATTTCTAAATCTGCTTGGCCGGACGTCGAACAAGGAACTAACCTCAACCACGAACTAATTCGTAATACAGCGAATATGCGTTGCCTTTCAAGTGTCGGCCTTGCATACGAATAGAAGAAGGAAAAGACACCGTTGGGGTGTCTTTTTTTGATATATGCACGCCTAGCCAGCGATAAGCAGGTGCTGAGAGGCGTAACAGTATGAATGATTTAAATACATCGCCATGTGGGCTTAATGCTCTAGGCGATGTATTTTTTTGTGCTTGGAATCAATACAAAGCCGACGGGAAAATTGGAATATATTCATGAAATGCTCCTAACAGAGCACATGCTCATAAACTATAAACTTTTAGTAGAGAATATGATGTCTGGTTACTTACAAAAGGAGGCTGTCAGCAGTAATTTGACTAACGGCAGATTGTAAATGATAATTGTTATCAATAACGTGAAAATAGATGAAAGTCCTCATGCTCACCTTTCTGTATTCCAGCGGACACAGAATATACAACGATCATTCGAGATTAACGGTCAATTACTATTGAAATGAGGTAAGCAAAGTGAAAATCGACATTGATCAGTTAGCAGAGCATCTGGCACACACTCCTTTTCAAGTACAAGGAGTATATCGATACGCTAGAAATCCAGGCGTGCCTCACGCCGACTATACAGATTCTTTTCCTGGATTTGTGTTTCCTCTTACAGGAAAAATACAATTTCAATTTAATGACACGCCTTATATCTTTTCGCCAGGAAAAGTTGTACATGGGGCTGCAAAAATGAAACTAGGCCAAAAAGTGTTTGGTGAAACGGACTGGGAATATATCTTAGTTTTATACCGGATATGTAACTCGGAACTAGAAGAGTCAAGCTTTTCTCATCAGCATTTCGAATTATTAACAGGGCAGTCCCCTCGTCTAAATGAATTAATTATGCGTCTTTGGCGTGTTTATAATCAGCGTGGAGGCATTTCAAAGTTTCAGACCGAGATGCTGTTCCGCGATGTACTGAATGAAGCCTTATTATGTGTTGATAATAGGCAAAATAGCTGTGAATCACATACTTTATTCGAACGGGTATCTCATTATATTCAAGAATACTATTATCAAAGTCTTACAATAGTATCGCTTGCAGAACAGAATAACGTTAATCGCAATCGACTTTCTTATGTGTTTAGAAGGCATGCAGGTATGGGGCCTGCACAATATTTATTAAAATATCGTATAAACATGGCGCAAGAAATGTTATTTACAAGTGATGCACCTGTACAACAAATTGCGGAAACTGTTGGATTTGCTGACCCTTTTTATTTTAGTAGAGTGTTCAAAAAGCAAATAGGTATTGCTCCCACTGAATATCGAGAGAAATTCATCAATAATCCAAGCTAGTTTCAATAAGCATCCATTCAAATCAAAATATGACTTTACTATAATAATGGAAACGGAGATAAGCGCTTTATTACATCTGAGTGCCTGTTCACTGTATGGGCATATTGGAAATTCGAAAAAAGGAGGGGCTAATATCCATTATCAAGCTATAAATCTGAATGAGAAGCTATCTAAATTCAACGACTATTGGTCTCTGAAAGTCATTGGCGAAATGAATGACTACCAATTTAAGCTTATTAAGATTGCAGGGGATTATGAATGGCACGTTCATGAAGATACCGATAAGGTATTTATCGCACTTGAAGGGGAGATGATCCTTGACTTTCGTGATGGCCAAGTGATAATTTCCAAGGGTGAAATGTTTATTGTTCCGAGGGGAATAGAGATGAAGCCTTCCGCTGAAAAGGAATGCCATATCATGCTGGTGGAGCCTAAAAGCGTTATAAACACTGGCAATACGGAGTCCGAATTAACAGCAGCCGATACATGGATCTAGTGCTTGTTACTAGTACGAGCTAATTTAAGAGAATATGTTTCTTGCGCCAATTCATGGGAGTGATGAGGTGGTAAACCTTACTCGGGATGGCTTAATTTCCAGTGGGATTTGCTGTACTAAGACAGCCTGACTGGGAGATTTGCTTAATAGAAATGTCGTGTTTAATCTTTGTCTCTACAATGAAGGACACCCAATTAGGGTGTCCTTCATTTCGCTTTATAGATGTTAAGATGAACTTTTAACTAGTTCTTCCTGTTTATAAGCGACTTGCTTATTTAAGTTTTATTTTGAACAATGATTATCTCCAAAATGTAATTTTGTCAGAGCTTAATCGAACGGATTCATGTCCTTCTTCCTTTGCTTTTCCTATTGAAATAATCATGACTGGAACATAGCGCTCTTCATCTAAATCAAATGCTTTAGCTACCTGGTCAACTTCAAATCCTGCCATTGGATTCGTATCATACCCATGTGCACGAGCTACTAGCATTAACTGCATGGCAAAGAGGCTGCTATCGACCTTTGCAACTTCAACTTTCATTTCCTTTGGTAGAGTTGGATACATCGATAGAATGGTTGCGACTTGACTATCGCGTACTTCAGCTGGCATTTTTCCTTGTTCCACGGCAGTATTGTAAATTTCTTCAACATATAAATAGCTTTGGGTATCACCAAAAATTAATAACATGGCAGATGAAGTATCGTTTTGTACAGTATTGAAACGTACAAGGGGTCTTAATTTCTCTTTTCCTTCCGGAGTATCAACTACAAGTACACGCCAAGGCTGCATATTCGCAGAGGAAGGAGCAAGACTGGCTTCCGCAATCATTTCGCTTATCTCTTCTTTTGATATTTTAATGCTCTCATCATAATTACGCACAGAACGTCTTCCCGTAACTATACTGGTGAAATTGTTATTTTGAATGTGGTTAAACATAGAATCTCTCCTTTTGATAACATAAGGTTTTTTTGACATTAAGTATGTCGTTCGTTATCATAATTGCATTATGAACTATAAACCAAGGTTTATAGCAAATAAATAAAGCGAGGCCATAAGATGAAAATAAATGATGTTTCAAAATTAACGGATCTGCCTATATCAACCTTGAGATTCTACGAACGTAAGAATCTAATTCCGGACACATTTGTTAAAAGAGATGCAAATAATTATCGTATGTATACTGAGGAAATTGTTGAATTTCTAGAAGATGTAAAGGCACTTTTATCCGTAGGATTTTCGGTAGAAGAGTTGAGTTTACTAGTAAATCAAGAACTTAATTTATCATACGAGGTAAAGAAAAAAATAGTTGAACAAAAAATTAAAGAAATTGAAGATATTCAGAAGCGATTAAAAAAGTCGAAAAATTTTCTGCAAGCAACCTTGGAAGGAAAAGCGAATTTTCAAACGAAGTGTTAATGCTGTTGAGAGTCTAAAATAGTATGAATGATTTGAATACATCACCATGTAGGCCGCGTGCCTTGGGTGATGTATTTTTGCGTTCGAAAGCTCCTCGCTGCATCGTTCGATAAAGCGCTATCGAGGTTAGATATATTAGTGTAAACCTTAAATATTATTAAAGGTTTCTTAAGGAATTAGAAAAAGACGATTTAAAGTGCCGTGTTATAATGAAAAATCACATGAGAATAAGACAGTACGATTTTGTGTTCGATATGAGGAGGAATATTGTGAGCATTACAGATATGTTCAATTACTTACGCTTTCTGGGATTGCCAGTGGTCATTGTAGTTGGAGTCGAGCTGCTGCTTATTGCAGGTTATTATACATTTTATTATCGCAAAAGAAGGCGAGAGGAAGAGCCCTGGCTGCCTATGAGCAAGCTTATACTCGGTGCGCTTTTCATCGGTTATATTGTTTTTGTTCTCCAGTTGACCGTTATCGGCCGAGGTACGTCACATTTCTTGGAAATGAACTTATATCCTTTCGGTGGCTACATTGAAGCATGGCAAAAATATTCGCTAAGAGAGTTTCAGAACGGCATTTTTAATATTTTAATGTTTGTGCCATTGGGGATTTTGCTGCCATGTTTGAGTTACAAGTTTAGAGCGTTCAAACCGCTTCTTCTTGTTGTTGTATGTGCAACATTAGCTATCGAAACGTATCAGACGCTTACTGGCGCAGGTCTATTTGAGGTTGATGATCTTATTAACAATACACTTGGCGGCATTATGGGCTACCAGTTGTATAGACTTGCTGCTTCTATCATTGAGCACAAAAAAGTTAAGATCAAGAGCCTGCTGGGCAATCTGTCCATCCCCATAGCAATCGGTTTGATGTTTTGTGCAATGAGTATCGTCTACAATCAGCAGGAGTTTGGTCAACTAGCCATTAATTCATATCACAAATGGAATATGAAAGGCGTTGAGCTTAGCGCTTCACTCACGTTAAGCCCAGAACCAAATGCTGCAGCGGTATACAAAAGAGTCGTAAATAATGATGAAATCGCAGCTCCGCTGCGGCAAAAACTAGAATTGACCGAGCTAAGCGTCAAGAAGTGGGGAAGTGATCGTGAAAGTGTGTTAACGAGCAATAGCGGAATACACTACACGTTATTTCAATCCAAAGAGGGAAACTGGTCGTTAACTGAAAATGATTACGTCCCAGCGCAAGACTCGCTAATTAATCCGAATTCTATGTTAGAGAAGGCGAAAACGATTGCGGATGATTTGGGCTTACCTACCGAGAAGGCTGAATTGCGAGGAGTAGATGACGGTGAGTATGCATGGTCACTCTCGCAGATTCCTGGAATGAACGAGGATTATTGGACAGGCGATTTCTCCATTGGCCTAAAAGAGGATGGCAGCATCTACGCGATCAATAGCGGAATTAAGCACAATCTGTTTGTGCGGACGATGGATCTATTATCTCCAGCCGAAGTATATAAACGCATAGAGGATG from Paenibacillus sp. FSL K6-3182 carries:
- a CDS encoding sulfurtransferase → MNNIVSLEWLKEKLGEPKLVIADCRFRLDDPDAGLRAYEESHIPGAVYMDLEKDLSGEVEEYGGRHPLPDIFAMTVTFGRTGISNDSIVVAYDDQGGAMASRLWWLLKYMGHEQVYVLDKGFSAWVKEGLPVSTENKVVQPATYLATVQHNMLVEMDEVRELLGSEGVTLIDSREAPRYRGEVEPIDRVAGHIPGAINRFWKEGLTESGAWKDVTAQTDRFHDLDKNGELIVYCGSGVTATPNVIALQEAGFTKVRLYAGSWSDWISFSNNPIAIGDEEERLEE
- a CDS encoding 50S ribosomal protein L25; this translates as MTTFMQAEKRTHLNTSGLRNLRKSGRLPGIVFGRNVENKMVHISTIEFHKWLKQGASGFIDIQLDGKDSVSVLLEDLQRDPVTRDLIHVDFQQVQNNEIVCTKIPVKFIGKPIGLKQGGIVQLQSEFIEVEALPRHLPSVIEYDISGMNIGESVYVKDLDLSSEVTLISGKNEFLVSVVKP
- a CDS encoding DJ-1/PfpI family protein; protein product: MSKRVLILTGDGAEVLEVYYPFYRLKEEGYEAVIASPRKKTLNTVCHDFIEGWDTYSEKPAHLLPSDIAFADVEPADYDALIIPGGRAPEFIRNDQDLPRIVQHFLDADKPVGAICHGAQVFLALPDRSYFKGRTLTAYNACKLEVESLGAEYASETLHVDGNLVSGHAWPDLPGFMREFLNLLGRTSNKELTSTTN
- a CDS encoding AraC family transcriptional regulator, with amino-acid sequence MKIDIDQLAEHLAHTPFQVQGVYRYARNPGVPHADYTDSFPGFVFPLTGKIQFQFNDTPYIFSPGKVVHGAAKMKLGQKVFGETDWEYILVLYRICNSELEESSFSHQHFELLTGQSPRLNELIMRLWRVYNQRGGISKFQTEMLFRDVLNEALLCVDNRQNSCESHTLFERVSHYIQEYYYQSLTIVSLAEQNNVNRNRLSYVFRRHAGMGPAQYLLKYRINMAQEMLFTSDAPVQQIAETVGFADPFYFSRVFKKQIGIAPTEYREKFINNPS
- a CDS encoding cupin domain-containing protein, which codes for MHYQAINLNEKLSKFNDYWSLKVIGEMNDYQFKLIKIAGDYEWHVHEDTDKVFIALEGEMILDFRDGQVIISKGEMFIVPRGIEMKPSAEKECHIMLVEPKSVINTGNTESELTAADTWI
- a CDS encoding nitroreductase family protein; translated protein: MFNHIQNNNFTSIVTGRRSVRNYDESIKISKEEISEMIAEASLAPSSANMQPWRVLVVDTPEGKEKLRPLVRFNTVQNDTSSAMLLIFGDTQSYLYVEEIYNTAVEQGKMPAEVRDSQVATILSMYPTLPKEMKVEVAKVDSSLFAMQLMLVARAHGYDTNPMAGFEVDQVAKAFDLDEERYVPVMIISIGKAKEEGHESVRLSSDKITFWR
- a CDS encoding MerR family transcriptional regulator — translated: MKINDVSKLTDLPISTLRFYERKNLIPDTFVKRDANNYRMYTEEIVEFLEDVKALLSVGFSVEELSLLVNQELNLSYEVKKKIVEQKIKEIEDIQKRLKKSKNFLQATLEGKANFQTKC
- a CDS encoding VanZ family protein translates to MSITDMFNYLRFLGLPVVIVVGVELLLIAGYYTFYYRKRRREEEPWLPMSKLILGALFIGYIVFVLQLTVIGRGTSHFLEMNLYPFGGYIEAWQKYSLREFQNGIFNILMFVPLGILLPCLSYKFRAFKPLLLVVVCATLAIETYQTLTGAGLFEVDDLINNTLGGIMGYQLYRLAASIIEHKKVKIKSLLGNLSIPIAIGLMFCAMSIVYNQQEFGQLAINSYHKWNMKGVELSASLTLSPEPNAAAVYKRVVNNDEIAAPLRQKLELTELSVKKWGSDRESVLTSNSGIHYTLFQSKEGNWSLTENDYVPAQDSLINPNSMLEKAKTIADDLGLPTEKAELRGVDDGEYAWSLSQIPGMNEDYWTGDFSIGLKEDGSIYAINSGIKHNLFVRTMDLLSPAEVYKRIEDGEFQQLQRNALLTKDQLEIKKGDHLEIKGIELIYMYDSKDFYRPVYQVNGTYNGDPNWFTLIDAKN